The segment ATCGTGGGTGCAGGTCTACGACGCAGGCGAGGCGTCGGCGGGCGGCCAGAGGTCGGACCAGGTGACGCCAAGTTCGGCGGCGAGGCGACGCAGCGTCGACAGCGACATCCCGACGACCGTCGACGGATCGCCCTCGACGCGTTCGATGAAGGCGCCGCCGAGGCTGTCGATCGTGAACGCGCCCGCGACGTGCAGCGGTTCGCCCGAGGCGACGTACGCCTCGATCTCGTGGTCGGTGACGTCGGCGGCGAAGGTCACCGTCGCCTCGGCGACCGCGTGCGCCTCGACGGGGTCGGCACCAGGACGCAGCCGGAAGACGCTGTGACCGGAGTGCAGCACGCCCGTGCGGCCGCGCATCTCGCGCCAGCGCCGCGTCGCCTCCGCCGGCTCGTACGGCTTGCCGTAGACGCGCCCGTCGAGCGCGAACATCGAGTCGCCGCCGATGACGATGCCGTCGAAGTCCGGCACCTGCTGCGGAATCCGCGCGGCGACGTCCGCAGCCTTGGCCCGCCCGAGCAGCAGCACGAGCTCGGGGGGCGGCAGGGGCTCGCCGCGCTCGGCCTCCGCTCTGGCGGCCACGGCATCCTCATCGACATCGGGCGCGATGGTGAGCGGCTCGATCCCGCTCTGGCGCAGCAGGGCGAGGCGGGCGGGGGAGGTGGAGGCCAGGCATACGCGCATGCCTCCACGCTAGAGGAATGGCTGATCTACAATGCGTGATCGATGACCTTCTCGCGGGTGAAGCTCAGCAGTTCCTCGATGTTGCTCTCCTTGCCGAAGCCACTGAGCTTATACCCGCCGAACGGAGCCCCGTATGGGCGCGGGCCCACTTTGTTGATCCAGACGTACCCGGCTTCGACGGCAGAGGCGAGGCGATATGCCCGAGAGGCGTCGTTCGTCCAGATGCTCGCCGTGAGGCCGTAGTCGACAGCGTTCAGGTCGGATACGAGCTTTGCTTCATCATCCCAGCGCATGATGCTCATGACGGGGCCGAAGATCTCCTCGCGCGCGATGGTCATGTCCTGCGTGACGTCCGCGAACATGGTCGGCGGGACGAAGAACCCCTTCTCGGGCACAGCGGCGTGAGAGCCGCCGTAGACGACGCGTGCGCCCTCCGCCTCGCCGACTCGAATATAGTTCGCGACGCGATCGCGGTGTTCTGCGAAAGTCAGGGGGCCGATGTCCGTCGCAGACTGCAGAGGATCTCCCACGCGGAGCTCGCTCAGCTGCTGCGCGGCATGCCCGATGAACTCGTCGTAGATCGACGCGTGCACGAAGACACGCGAGAAGGACTGACAGGACTGGCCCTGCGACCGCGCGAAGTTCATGCCGGCGATGGAGGCGATGGCCGCCTTCTTCACATCCACATCGGGGGCCACGACCATGGGGTTCTTGCCGCCCAGCTCGAAGGTCAGCACCTTGAGCCTTTCCGATGCCGTCGACATGATGCGACGGGCGACACCGACGCTTCCGGTGAAGGCGAGCCGCGGCACGTCCGGGTGAGAGGCGAGGGCATTGCCCACCTCAGCGT is part of the Microbacterium pseudoresistens genome and harbors:
- a CDS encoding aldehyde dehydrogenase family protein, giving the protein MQTSIPTSFRFTIGGEAREALDGRTAASVNPATELAIADAPTGASADVDAAVKAAQAAQASWSGMTWSARARVLHSLARRLEQEKETFAVLDSMDGGNPLAAMRSDVASGLEALTYFAGIAGEAKGSSFPASSDMINFTIREPYGVVGRIVAFNHPFMFAIAKVSAALAAGNTVVLKPSDHTPLSALHLGAVAAEVLPPGVLNVVAGDAEVGNALASHPDVPRLAFTGSVGVARRIMSTASERLKVLTFELGGKNPMVVAPDVDVKKAAIASIAGMNFARSQGQSCQSFSRVFVHASIYDEFIGHAAQQLSELRVGDPLQSATDIGPLTFAEHRDRVANYIRVGEAEGARVVYGGSHAAVPEKGFFVPPTMFADVTQDMTIAREEIFGPVMSIMRWDDEAKLVSDLNAVDYGLTASIWTNDASRAYRLASAVEAGYVWINKVGPRPYGAPFGGYKLSGFGKESNIEELLSFTREKVIDHAL
- a CDS encoding Maf family protein; translation: MRVCLASTSPARLALLRQSGIEPLTIAPDVDEDAVAARAEAERGEPLPPPELVLLLGRAKAADVAARIPQQVPDFDGIVIGGDSMFALDGRVYGKPYEPAEATRRWREMRGRTGVLHSGHSVFRLRPGADPVEAHAVAEATVTFAADVTDHEIEAYVASGEPLHVAGAFTIDSLGGAFIERVEGDPSTVVGMSLSTLRRLAAELGVTWSDLWPPADASPAS